The following are encoded together in the Glycine max cultivar Williams 82 chromosome 8, Glycine_max_v4.0, whole genome shotgun sequence genome:
- the LOC100818662 gene encoding embryonic abundant protein USP92, with amino-acid sequence MVLKHKQSHQIGPRCKEGPKGEDKYCAESLETLMNFVISKLGKNVQAFSSSFLSKQEEYTVEGVHNLGGKAVMCHRLNFQKAVFYCHEVHETTAFMVPLLAGDGTKTQALAVCHFDTSVLNFELFRQIMKVDPGTNPLCHFLGNKSILWVPNLATEGASQTKIVV; translated from the exons ATGGTCCTGAAACACAAGCAATCTCATCAAATCGGACCAAGATGCAA ggaaGGACCCAAGGGAGAAGACAAATACTGTGCAGAATCCTTGGAAACCCTAATGAACTTTGTCATTTCAAAGCTTGGAAAGAACGTTCAGGCATTTTCAAGCTCCTTCTTGAGTAAGCAAGAGGAATACACAGTGGAGGGAGTGCATAATCTTGGAGGCAAAGCAGTGATGTGTCATAGGTTGAATTTCCAAAAGGCTGTGTTTTACTGCCATGAAGTCCATGAAACAACAGCTTTCATGGTTCCATTGCTTGCCGGTGATGGAACCAAAACTCAGGCACTTGCTGTTTGCCACTTTGATACTTCGGTCTTGAACTTTGAATTGTTCCGTCAAATAATGAAAGTTGATCCTGGAACTAACCCTCTTTGCCATttccttggaaacaagtccATTTTGTGGGTTCCCAATTTAGCCACGGAGGGTGCCTCTCAGACTAAAATTGTTGTTTAA